GTATGTGCATAATTTAATTAGTTATtatagaaaatttattttatagcaTCCTCTAACTGTAAATTATCTACAAATTGTCTTCATATCACTTTCAAAGAAATTAAATGTTGatacaaaaaatatatttatgacaTTTTGTTTTCACAATAATATTTTAACATCTTCCTGAACTTATTGTAGCTAACTCTGGTTTTACATAAGACAACTTTAACACATTAATTTATATAGGTACTACAAATCACActacaataaaattaaaaaaaaaaacaaaatatggGATCTTTAAAATAATACACATTAAGTTTATAGTTAaagatataatagtaataattttaccTATACTAGATATTTACATAGCATTTAGGAATGattttaaattacataaatgaaattaatttattacattatttaatGTTACCTAATAATAATACCTTTATATTCTTAGTTATTTACTATGATCATTAATAATACATATGCTTTCCATTTTCCATTTCTGTAAAGTGAATTCTCTAGTATTTACAACTCTTACAGAGACTTCTATGCGcgctgctaaatcgtatgttccagGCGCTGGAAGTACAGCTTGTAATTTTACAGTATTGCTAGTGAGTGGTTCTATATTAGAAAGAATGGCCGAATGACACACATATCTATAAAATGTAGAAGCTTGCGGAGAATACAGTTGCGATTTTATACTTGGAAGATGGGTTCCACTgaaaaaataaaagataatTTTAATATGTACAAGATTTTTGTTTTTACATAATCCTTAATATAATTCAGAAAATTAGTGATATATACCTGCTAGTACCTATTGTATTCACTTTAACATCAATTTGTGACTCCAAATGATTTTGTATGTACATTATAACTGGAACGAAACACAAtcgattttgattgaaattaTGTGTAATTTGTCTAGCATGACTCAACTGGAAAGATATAACGTTTTTCAAGAATTCGGTCTCTAAAACTTGTTCTTTGCTGGTCATAACGAACAAATCGGGTACATTTTTATCCGGTCCAAATATTTTCAAACGTGTTTCATATTCACTGGGTTCAACTTGAACCTCTTTGGGATGTTTATAAGTTTTGTTCAAATATTCAAGATCAAGATGATGCTGACCAATCACTTGTCTTGATTGGATACCATCGATACCATCTTCTACATTTCTTCTACATTCTACATTTGCTTGCCATTTAAGAATCAAAGTAGAATTTAATGTCATGGCAGCTGACAATGATGTTTGTTCTGAATTTTGTGACAACCGTTGAAGTTGTTGCTGTATTTCAAGTGAATTTTCATTCACATCCAATGCTGGAATATGTCTTTTTTGGATAAAACTGATATAAGGATAATTTAAATCTAATGTTGTGTTATCATTTTCTTGAGTTAAAGACACATAAGAAAACACTAACTCATCCTTGCACTTTTTccttaattttaacattaaatggaacatttctTGAGGTTTTATTTTAATATCACTTGGCAAGACAGATGAACTGAATACAGACCACGTTTCactttgaaataaaatttgggAAAGTATAATTTCATTCATAATGGAATCATGAATTCGATTTGCATTCTTAACGCACACTATCAGGTTCAGAGTAGGTGAAGTATCTTTAAATAATACACTCCTCGAAGCAACCGCGCTGATTTGTATGGAATCTAAAACTGTAAAATGCCATGTGTGTCTACAAAGTCGATGCTTTATCATACTTTTAGAATCAACGTTCTCATAGTAAAAAAGTAAATCTAAACGATGAGTTCCTTTTTCATGTGGAGCTTGTACCCATAATGGTATTGTGCAAGCTTCTCCTACGTCTAATATATTAGAATCAGAAGGTAgagaaatttttgttacaacttTGTTATGTTTCTTTGTTGTATGttctgtaataaaaattaacatacTAACATAAAATtgtcaattaattattttataatcctACATTTAAGAGTTGTGCCAAACATATCAGTTAAATTTACCTTGTATATTTATGTAGTCGTCTTCTAATGATAACAGTTTTGCGTCCGTTGACGCTAaatgtacatttgttaatgGTGCATTTCCTACGTTCTTCAATCTAATATCCACTTTTTGAATTTCGCCACataatatttttgaagatacaTTACTAAAAAAAACCTACaagtaaattaaatttatataattgatTATTTTAAACATTGTACATGCAATTGTATTTTAAAGTAATCAAACTACCTGCATACACGGTGACTTTTCAATAACATTCATTTCCAATCTATAATCTGTATCATACAAATTTGCACCAGGTTTTTCTTTAATGTTCTTTAATCTAGGTCCCCTAACTTCAAACAACCTTTTTCCAGAAATAGCTATCGTTGGATTAACAATTGGTAAATCAGTTGTATGTGTTGGATTGGATAAATCATAGCTTAAGCCTAACACTTTTAATTCTCCTACTTGTTTTGGTATAAGATACAATATTATACGTTGTTTACAAGATGGTTGCACCACAATTGTTTCTATTACTTGTGCCTCTGCTGATTTCAAATCCTCCggcgatttcatttcatttgaaATTTGTTCATCAACAGAAGTGAAAGACcataataatgttatattagATAATGGTAACGGTATATGTAACGGATTGTATAATTCGATAAAAAAATGTACTGGCTCATTCAAAACTGCATTCGCTTTCACACTGTTGTTACTTGTTTTAGAATATAATGCAACTAATGGTTTAAATATCATAGGTGGCGTTCCCTGAGCTTCTGTTATTAACATTTCTTCCATTCTTGACCATCTAATATCATCACATTCCTCAGTATCAAATGAAACATGAGTTGCTGGAGAATTATTTTCATAGGGCTTAGCTGCAGGACCATATAATACTTTGATATTATTACTATCTATTAACGGTAAAGGCAAGATAGGAAGCTCGTAACGATTAGATAAACCTTCCTGTAACAGTAACTGTAGTATGTAATGATTAATACAAAATACAGTATACGTAGATTAAGAAACGATTTGTAATTAACAGGAATGGATAAACATACGTTATGGATATGTAAAAATTCGCGTAAAAACGTAGCTTGTTGTGGTGCTGCTTGTTTGCTATAGGCATTAAGTAATTTCTCAAATGCTTTAACAGCCTCACCAACTTGTTTCAATGATGCTGCTTGTCTACCAATAGTGAAATATATATGATCTTCAGCAAGTGACCATCCTCTTCCATCGTACACCTAGCAACAGATATATAAATAGATACAAATTATCTAGTTActgtattattatcatcattaagAACTGATTAAAAGTACCTGATACGCTTGTTGGTAACATCGTAACGAATGTTTTCTTTGACCTGCTTTCGAGAATCTGTGACCAGCAAGAACGGCATGAAAGGCATATTTGCGCATCATTTTTGGTCTAATAAAACAATAAGCTGCTTGTTCTAATAACAGTGCTGAACGTAAATCTGATTCTTCGCTAGTCATACGAATCAGCTGTTTCGCAGCCTCTCCATATAGATTTCTGCCTTTTAAACATTCAGCACTGAGAagcgttgctcttgttgcaaaCTGAGGTTGTTTACAACTGTTTAAGTAAGTCAATATTGCATCATCCATATATTCGATAGTCTTTCTATTAGTTTCACCTTGCATGAACGCACTTAAAGCAGCCATTTCTAGTGCACCTGCATAATAAAGCCAAGCTTGATCTGCTGCAAAATCTCTTTTTGCGCTATGATATGTTTGGTAAGCAAGTGAATAGTGACCGAACATGAAACACAAGTCACCTAAGCGACGCAACTGTAATTCTGGAGATTCTGTCGTATAACTGAAATCCAAACAAGCTGgatctttatatatttatatatgtgtcattttataatttctttcttATCTACTACTACAATACTTAGGATTATTCAAAAAGATGGtatataaatattgataaaCAACATACATTACAGCATTTGATGTAGTGGGTCCTGGTATACCAGGCTTATTTGTTCCAAACCATCGTCTTGTTGCACTAAGCAGTGATCTACTGACACCTTTTTTATTCGATGTTACATCATTTAATAGACTAATTTGCTTTTCTACATATGGTAATAAACTTTTCAAACAGAATTCTGTTATCAATGTTCTTAGCCTTTCAAGATCTTGTGTAGATAATCTAGCACCATGTTCtgtcataacataattaacagaATCTGCCCAAACATTTGCATTTATTGGTGTATCATTAACAGCTTGTTCTTTTGTATGTACAGCAGAACTTAAATTTTGTGTCTTTTCAATAGTTGGACTTAAAGGATGAATTGTTACAGAAACAGCTTCCTGGCCAACTTCTAAATGCATATTTGCAGACTCGGATACTTCAGAAGAAAAATTAACGGTATTATTTATATCTGGAGAAAACAGTAcagaagtatgtgaagctactgGCGTACCAGCCTGACTCGTCCTAAAATATAAGATTAAAATATACGTTCtttaaacaattaaataaatataataaataatcataCTTCTCTGTATCTGTAGTAACTTCATTCGGCATTGAAGAAACACCACTGGTATCTGCAGGTGTACGAGGAGAACTACTTTGCTCACTACCACCAGATATATCTGAATGTTTTACTAGAAATTGACTCCAAGGATCTGGCAAATGAGTATTGTCATCAGTTTGACCTGGTGGTCTTGAATTCATTTGTAATAAGAAACAATTGTTAGCACCAtagatatttttcatttctgtaAAAACTATCTCTGCCCTACAAAAATtgtaatcaattatttaaattgcaTAACATTCAACTTACAGAGATTactgaaataaaagaattactTATTTCTATCATCCTGTACAGCATCATGTACTAAAATGTAATATCTAAGAGTATTGTTATTAAACCATTTTGGCAATTTCCCAGGTATACTTTGATGTAATTGTGCACCTATACTTTGTATCTTCTCCAAGGGATTATCTTCTGCGGTCGAAACAACAATCATGCAAGCAAGAAAATGCTTTGTAAATTCATGATCCGATGGAAACTGAACACTCAGAAACATTTCTCTCCAGGCTTCAAACCATGGAACCGAGACTGGTATATCAAGCTCTGCAGTTccgatttgaattaaaatcgtaTGTTCACATATCACTGAACTAACTGCTTCGTTCAACATTCTTTTAGCAATGTTTGACTCTGGTGGGTGAGCATTCACATCTTGTATAAAAAGTCGAAGATTCCTAACTGTTACAGTATTTCCTTGTGGATCCTTAAAATGACctatgaaaatgaaattgaatacTAACATAAAATACTCGATATTAAAACATAGTcacatatttttaaatgaatgaAGAAACTATTAACAAAGATAATGACATTGACAAAGGTAATAAGAAAACTGTCCTACTTAATTTAGATGTACTGATATTGGTGAAAAAGTATTGAAAATTAATCGTAGAATACCTACCTTCTGTGTTTAATTTGCAGAATGGTTGCAGCAGTTcaacaaatgataaattatttttttgacAAGTGGCATCAGCCGCGGTTGAACAAACTGCAGCGATTTGCGGAGAAAAAGCATTGCTTATAAATTCCCGAGGGGTTAACTTACACTGAGCCATGATAATTCCAATAAATTATATTCGAGTTACCAAGATTACGTATTACTAAGAAACAGATTTAtacaataatcattttcaatgctacattactattatttattatctcaGCAGTTAAGAGAAACAAAACTTTCAATACATTTCGAAAACGTTATAATAAACATCTCTACCGAACAGCTGTTTTGTAGATATTTACCGTGAAAGGTAAGAATATATAAAGATAACATACATATCACCGTATCAGCCGGAAGTGCTTGTAGGTGGATATAACTTTACGTATATATTTACTTTTAAATGACATTATTCTAAACGAGAATTATTTTTAACTATTTGCAATCACTACTTCAATTTTTGTTAAGGCAAGGAGAAGCAATTTTTTACTTCTGCAGTAGTTGGCAGTTTATACACAGGTACATATGTATAATGTTCATCATAGCAGAATGTAACACAACTTAATTATAGGGATATTTAGATCAGGGatttattatttaaagaaattaaataCAGCTGTATCTAATACTCTATATGTATGTACAGAAGAACTTATGAGAATTGTTCGTCGATTATGTTATAGCCCTCTAGTGGAATGTTTAAcaaacataatttttaaattgcacTACCAATTGGTATTAATACAGGATTCCGTGCGTATATATTTGCGCTATAAAAAAGTTTctcaattaaaaaaattttaatttatatagtTGACGTGATCAGTTTTCAAATTTTGACAGCTTTGAAAAGACACATTTTATGCTCATCACAGAATACGCAGTATCTACGTATGTATCTACTAGTCCATTGTATCCACACAAGATACCAGAAGCAATGGTTTGGCGTTTTTCGACAACTAATTTCTAATGTGCATGAGTCCgtaaatttatttatagtttataATGACATCGGACATACAAATGATATGTATGGATATATCCCGGATATTGATAGGCGGGTAGTGAAGCCAAATAAAAAAGACATCGGCAATATCTTTTGATGCCATTCAAATTTTGTCATACAAATATACCTTTATGAATAAAAGCGCGCACTCGGAAATTAATGTATCTTACCACTGTCATCATTGTTATTGCTTCTGAAATTCGAAAATTCGCCTGTTGATGTCACGATCAGATAAGATTCTACTAAATTCGCGGCAAGAGTTCAAACGCTTTAAAATAGATTTCCGAGTGCTTAATTCTTGACATTCCCGTCTTCGATTTAGCATTACAGTACATTCTCCCTAGAAGTCCTGGAGCTCGGATTTGAAAACGGTATTGTAGTTCTCACAAAACAATTTAGCgtagaatataatttttcacttatctaaatgtatatataattgttacaacacttgtggtatattagaaatatactatacagttattatttatgtGTATAGCAAAGTATTTTTCTTATATAGTCTTAGCGATAATGCAATAAAGTGAAttacataataaatattaaataaacaatGTAATCcaaattatatcgtgtttgattttattttaatcagaaatatttgtcgaaattatatcatgtattgtctcattttaatcagaaaactatcagcaaatatgttaaaaaagttcagtttcaaaatgttaaaattaaaaaagttatgtcattgtacTATGAGTTCTCTTTcaggaattcgagtcaaaggagctgCGTGCTGCATCACACGTTTGACCGACTGACGTAGCAATAAGTCACATGAACATATGACTAGCATAGTAAAATTCAGAGCAACCCGTAACTAGGActtttagggagaatttactgtatgtacTGGAATAGCCGGATAACCTACGCATTGGCGCCAAATTATCAAAAGTTCATCTCTCCACCACAAACGGCGTTGAAATAGGAAATCTTTAAATTTTACATCAAAGGTTATAGAGAGCCAGAGCTCCAACATCCTATCGCTTTACGACTTTCTTCCAGGAAAGTAGAAATGGGAGAATTGCCCATCACAAATGGGATTGGATGATGCCAATGGATTTCTATTGGCAATCCATTGGAATCGTCCAATCCTATTTGTGAGGTCTCCTCTCCGCAACTTGGAGCAGATTTCAAGTAGAATTCCTAACATCATTGGTCACAATGGTCTTGTGTAGAAATTCCAAGAACGATTTTAAGTCATAAACATCAAAAGTTCTAACAGGAGTTTCGCTTCTAGTATTCTGTGTGCATTAGATGGATTACACGAGACTTTTCTACACTTTCTAAATCGGAGTTTACGATCTCTGTATGCATGTGTACATACAGgattactatatatagtatatatatatatatatttatgtacatATACACACAATTACACACTATAGCTCTATAGTTCGGATGGAATGAGATCGCGCAATCGTTGACAGCTTTTTCGTAAGCGTATCAATCTCTTCTGTCATGTAAAGTTCTGCTCTACAATTACGCAAATAGTTCACAACGTTTATTTGTTATATCTGGTAAATGGGTTTGCTCATCCTTTCTTAAATAAACTACTAACTTTCATATTGTCAATTCACTCTTACATCCGAAATTGATATGCAACAACTTGCTTTTAAAGTCAGTTGATAACATATTTCTTTAAAGATAaacaaaaaattttttttatgttACATTTCATGAATATTTTAGAGTATTAAAAGAAAGTATTTGTCCagaacaaaatattaatattatcatttaGTTAACGCGCGCGATAAACTCCCTTTTATATCTTATTAAAAATTCATTCTTCAAACTTCGTATTGTTAGGTACACTATATGCATGTTGTATGTAATATATTTTAGAAATAGGTTAAGGAAGTTGACAATCTTAATTATGAAACAATAAAATGTTTTGTTGTATCTATGAAATTAATACATTTTTTCTGATTAAATTTCAGAGCTATAATAAAAAAACCTATATGAAGTGTTTCTACAGGATACATTTTCGTTAagttaataaataacaatactaAAATCATTACATGACAGTTATGCATATGCTAATATCAGAAATTTATAGAAGAAaatttggattcaaatattGGAAAATGTTTATAACACTGATGTGTCTATAAAGAACTTTTATACACATAATTGTATAGAAT
The window above is part of the Megalopta genalis isolate 19385.01 chromosome 2, iyMegGena1_principal, whole genome shotgun sequence genome. Proteins encoded here:
- the l(3)76BDm gene encoding trafficking protein particle complex subunit 8 homolog l(3)76BDm; translated protein: MAQCKLTPREFISNAFSPQIAAVCSTAADATCQKNNLSFVELLQPFCKLNTEGHFKDPQGNTVTVRNLRLFIQDVNAHPPESNIAKRMLNEAVSSVICEHTILIQIGTAELDIPVSVPWFEAWREMFLSVQFPSDHEFTKHFLACMIVVSTAEDNPLEKIQSIGAQLHQSIPGKLPKWFNNNTLRYYILVHDAVQDDRNKAEIVFTEMKNIYGANNCFLLQMNSRPPGQTDDNTHLPDPWSQFLVKHSDISGGSEQSSSPRTPADTSGVSSMPNEVTTDTEKTSQAGTPVASHTSVLFSPDINNTVNFSSEVSESANMHLEVGQEAVSVTIHPLSPTIEKTQNLSSAVHTKEQAVNDTPINANVWADSVNYVMTEHGARLSTQDLERLRTLITEFCLKSLLPYVEKQISLLNDVTSNKKGVSRSLLSATRRWFGTNKPGIPGPTTSNAVIYTTESPELQLRRLGDLCFMFGHYSLAYQTYHSAKRDFAADQAWLYYAGALEMAALSAFMQGETNRKTIEYMDDAILTYLNSCKQPQFATRATLLSAECLKGRNLYGEAAKQLIRMTSEESDLRSALLLEQAAYCFIRPKMMRKYAFHAVLAGHRFSKAGQRKHSLRCYQQAYQVYDGRGWSLAEDHIYFTIGRQAASLKQVGEAVKAFEKLLNAYSKQAAPQQATFLREFLHIHNLLLQEGLSNRYELPILPLPLIDSNNIKVLYGPAAKPYENNSPATHVSFDTEECDDIRWSRMEEMLITEAQGTPPMIFKPLVALYSKTSNNSVKANAVLNEPVHFFIELYNPLHIPLPLSNITLLWSFTSVDEQISNEMKSPEDLKSAEAQVIETIVVQPSCKQRIILYLIPKQVGELKVLGLSYDLSNPTHTTDLPIVNPTIAISGKRLFEVRGPRLKNIKEKPGANLYDTDYRLEMNVIEKSPCMQVFFSNVSSKILCGEIQKVDIRLKNVGNAPLTNVHLASTDAKLLSLEDDYINIQEHTTKKHNKVVTKISLPSDSNILDVGEACTIPLWVQAPHEKGTHRLDLLFYYENVDSKSMIKHRLCRHTWHFTVLDSIQISAVASRSVLFKDTSPTLNLIVCVKNANRIHDSIMNEIILSQILFQSETWSVFSSSVLPSDIKIKPQEMFHLMLKLRKKCKDELVFSYVSLTQENDNTTLDLNYPYISFIQKRHIPALDVNENSLEIQQQLQRLSQNSEQTSLSAAMTLNSTLILKWQANVECRRNVEDGIDGIQSRQVIGQHHLDLEYLNKTYKHPKEVQVEPSEYETRLKIFGPDKNVPDLFVMTSKEQVLETEFLKNVISFQLSHARQITHNFNQNRLCFVPVIMYIQNHLESQIDVKVNTIGTSSGTHLPSIKSQLYSPQASTFYRYVCHSAILSNIEPLTSNTVKLQAVLPAPGTYDLAARIEVSVRVVNTREFTLQKWKMESICIINDHSK